A genomic region of Fusarium oxysporum Fo47 chromosome VI, complete sequence contains the following coding sequences:
- a CDS encoding mitochondrial carrier domain-containing protein, translated as MSQSLKQAAESARSKTSDVLGAARGDSAAIANDILHTPLMRAALPFINGGISGMVATTVIQPVDMVKVRIQLAGEGTASGPKPSPLSVTRQIIASGKVLDLYTGLSAGLLRQAVYTTARLGMFDTLMGNLSARAKADGRSVGFSERATAGLTAGGIAAMIGNPADLALIRMQSDGLKPLAERKNYKSVIDALTSIAKSEGVGALWAGAAPTVARAMALNFGQLAFFSEAKVQLKNNTDLSARTQTLTASAIAGFFASFFSLPFDFVKTRLQKQSKGPDGKLPYRSMMDCFSKVAKQEGLGRFYRGFGTYYVRIAPHAMVTLIVADYLGWITK; from the exons ATGAGCCAATCACTTAAGCAAGCAGCTGAATCAGCTCGCTCAAAGACCAGCGATGTGTTGGGAGCTGCTCGAGGTGACTCGGCCGCTATTGCCAATGATATTCTTCACACTCCTCTCATGAGGGCCGCTCTCCCCTTCATCAATGGCGGTATCAGCGGTATGGTGGCCACGACTGTCATCCAGCCTGTCGACATGGTCAAGGTCCGCATTCAACTCGCTGGCGAGGGAACTGCTTCTGGCCCTAAGCCTTCTCCTCTCTCCGTCACTCGACAGATCATCGCCAGTGGAAAGGTCCTTGACCTGTACACTGGTCTCTCAGCTGGTCTTTTGCGCCAGGCTGTCTACACCACTGCCCGCTTGGGCATGTTCGACACGCTCATGGGAAACCTGTCCGCCCGAGCCAAGGCTGATGGTCGCTCAGTCGGTTTCTCCGAGCGAGCTACTGCTGGTCTCACTGCCGGTGGTATCGCTGCCATGATTGGTAACCCTGCTGATCTGGCTCTCATCCGAATGCAGAGTGACGGCCTCAAGCCCCTGGCCGAGCGAAAAAATTACAAGTCCGTCATTGATGCTCTCACCAGCATCGCCAAGAGCGAAGGTGTCGGTGCTCTCTGGGCCGGTGCTGCTCCCACAGTCGCACGAGCTATGGCTCTCAACTTTGGTCAGCTCGCTTTCTTCAGTGAAGCGAAGGTCCAactcaagaacaacaccgATCTCTCTGCCCGCACCCAGACTCTCACTGCCAGTGCAATTGCTGGTTTCTTcgcctctttcttctcgTTGCCCTTCGACTTTGTCAAGACACGACTCCAGAAGCAATCCAAGGGACCCGACGGCAAACTTCCCTACCGCAGCATGATGGACTGCTTCTCCAAGGTTGCTAAGCAAGAGGGTCTCGGCCGCTTCTACCGTGGTTTCGGTACATACTACGTCCGCATCGCTCCTCACGC TATGGTGACATTGATCGTTGCTGATTACCTTGGCTGGATCACCAAATAA